The genomic interval CTTAATTCTTATATGTTTTCAGTTAATAGAAAAAGTGCTACTTTATGTTGGTGAAACTGATCATTTTGGCAACATTTAGtggcttttaaaacaaaaataataattaaaaatattcttcTAAAAGTGGGCACAAGTACCGGACTGAAAATGATCGAAAAAGAAGCTAATTCCAAAGAAAAAGCTTGAAAGATCTTTATAAGACTACAGAAAAGTTGCTTAtgcaagacttttgcacagcacCGACTGAAGTTTAATAtctgtttttgtaataatttccTAGATTCAGTCGTCTGGCATCTGTGAATGAATTTTTGCAAACGAGGACCTGCCTGCACTGCCATGTTTGCACTATTCCAGCGTGTGATTTTGGTAAATAACTACTTCACTAAACATTACAAACTAAGCTGATAGATTTTGAGCAGCTGCGAAAGAAATATTCATAaacaataaagcaaaataaCTTGAGTTGACTTTAGGTGGCATTTGCATTGCGTAATTTTGGATAATATtgcataattttaataatttagctTTTGATTCtacttttctactttttaataTTACAATTCTAATAGTACATAGATTTACATTAGGATCTCAAAGCGGTAGCCTAGATGTCTATATGTTAGATTCACCATAGTGCAGCCAGGCACCTAGTAAGCAAAAAACATCTATACaacatttacatatttccaTGAGAAGAGTGTGACGTTGAATTCTACTGTGTTATCCTGTTGATGGTTTATCATTATTGTTGTCAAGTCGGatgattttaataatgaaaGGTTGTGTGATGAATAGTTGTCAGTGTGTCGGCTTATTTCAAGAAAATTCACAACTGTTTCTAAAAGGCTGATTACATATGCAAGTCGAGTGTGGAGTTGGTGCCAGCCCCTGGTTTTCTGGATGACACCTCAGCCTTCATTGCTCGGTCATCATGAACGAGGACACGGCCATCCGAAGCAGATTAAGTACTCTGGAAAGAGGCAATTGAAAATTAATcattatgtatttatattaacAAAAGTGCAAAAGTCTCCAGGATTTTCCTCATTCGCTATGCAACAACACACTACACCTTTCAGAGACTTTTAGCATTAATATGTCTAAAATTAAGCCTCTACATTGATGAGAATTTGATGCACACAACATAAAACCTGTTGCTATACCTACATCATTATGGATGACGGAGGGTTGATCTGCTGTTTCCTTCCCTTTAGCTTTCTCACGTAATCCTAGTTTGTCCATAATCAGCTCAATCCTGGCAGTGATGCCTGCGACAGAGCTTTCAATATGGAGAACCTGTTGGGACAGTCTTTCATGGAGAGAGTAAAGTCAAGTCTTAGTATACTCcattaagattaaataacattttctacatttgttaggtgtaatataaatattttgccTACCTTAGAAACTCTTCCTGATCCACATAGTTTTGACTGGAGTGCTCATCTGAAGTGACAGGAGGCCTCTCTGGTAATTCTTTCCCATAATTCTTACCAAGATTGTTGAGTTCAGCATTAAGAGCATCCTGATAGAAGCAGAAATGATGCAGTCAAAAACAGCTCGAGCTCTCTTAAGAACAATTCTAAAGAAGATTATGAGATTTACAAGACATTATTCCATTCATCTTTTTGAGTTGGAGGACTGACCCTCTTTTCCTCCagctccatcttcatcctctcttGTTCATCTTTGTCAAGAATTTTGTTCCCATCACGGTCAAACTCTGAGAAGGCTGCAGATATTTCATGGTCAGCGTGTCCCATCCTGCAAAACCATCAGAGCAGTGCAGGTTATTATTTAAGTTACATGTCAAATGCACTTCCTCTTGTAATCACATTTCTTACTCCTTAAGAGTTTCTTTGAAGTCCTTGAATTCAATTTCTCCAGATCCAGATTGCAGAGCCCTCTGAACATCtgatattttctctcttttaagtTTCAACCTCGTGAATGTCTTCATGTAGCTCTGTGCAGCaagaagtaaaaacattttatttctaagtCTTGTGAAATATCCATGAACGCATCTACTTTTGCATGAATTTGATTGGCCTTTACCTGTTTGATGATGTCAGTAAGTTGGAGTTCATCTTTTTGGGACGAGAGTTCCTCCTTAACCTCTGAATATGTGTCATTTATGATAGCCAGAAACATATTCTGAGGGGGgaaagtgtatatatatatatatatatatatatatatatatgtatgcatgtatttataTCTTTTTGCCTTCTTGTTACTGAATGACTTACCAggagaacaaagaaaacaaagaacacatAGCTGACAAAGTAGATTGGTCCAAGAACTCTGTTAGCGCTGTCAATGGCATCATAATCAAAGTCTCCAAGGATGATTCTGAACTGTGTGGAGCTGcaggaaaaacataaataacaaagGTTAGCATATACCTGACCCAGGGAAACACTTCCTATTGGCAGTTTTCACTAACACTTACATGCACTTCATGAAGGTGCTGAAAGATTGAACCTCCGTTCCAAACAGTAAATATCCAAGCTGAGCATAAGCGAAGAAGACAATGAAGAACATGATGGCAAATCCCAAGATGTCTTTGGCACATCGACCGAGTGTGTTGGACAGCTGCGACATGGTCTTATTAAAACTGATGTACTTAAAAATCTGCAAAGGGAAGAAGAAGGTGAGCATTGCTTGGTTCAGCATCAGTCCAACAAGATCTCTGGTCAAGTGTCAGGAGTGAAAGATGTCAGTACTTCACCTTGATCCAGGCGAAGAACAAGTTCACTGCATTCATGTTGTTATACTGCATTTGCCAAAATGCCAGAAATTCAAAGTCAGCATAGATGTCTGGCTGTTCCAACAGTTTACCGAGCAAGTTGCTTACTTTGATGGTTCGGAAAATATTGAAGACGATGGCAACAATGGCGAGCTGAAAGGAAGAATAATGTTGCCTCCTTAAAACTGACAAAAATCTTAGAAAACAGCAGCTTTGTATTAAGTAGATTTTCTTACCAATATGACCACAATATCCAGTATGTTCCAGATGCTTTTTAAATAGGCAAACTTATGTATCCGCAGCTCAAGTATCTCCTCCACAATATAGTAGAGGATGAACACACAGAAGACCAACTCACAGCCAAGGACAAAGTAGTCCCAGTGGGTGACGTAGCGAATCAGTTTAACTGTTCTGATCTGGTAGGAAGGGATTGCACCACCAGTTGCTGGGAATTCAACCACCAACCTGAAATGTGCAGGTCAAATTCTGGTTATTTGCCGAGTGAATATCAATATCCTAAAGGCAAAGGCGCTGCTGTGAGTGATGCTCCTCACCTGATCACGCAGAACATGTTGATGTTTGCGTTGTAGGTTGAAAAGTCAATGAAGACTGCTCTGGTTCCTCGGTCCAGCCAAAGGTTGTCCATCAGCTCCGTTAGGATGTCAGTGCTCTCCTCTTTGGCAAGACTCAGGTCTTGATAGTATCCAGCTCCACTGTAGGTGGTCAGCAAGCCCCAGTAAGAGGATCCTTGGATCGCTTTCTCTGTGTGGTAGGTCCAGctgcaaaagaagaagagattAAAGTGAGAAGGACACAagattttcctgctgcaactCCTGCATATCCTGTAATAGCTAAggatcttctttgtttttctttttaaaagtaagcAGCTTACGCAGTGCCATTAATGAGGCCAAAGCTAAGGTCATCCTCTTTCTTCTCATTGTAAACATCAAAACATTCTGTGATCTCTTCTTTGAAGTCTGTGGGGACCTTGCAGGAGTTGTTCTTCATCTTGATCTGCCTCATCCTGGGAACACCCAGCAGCATGTTCTCATAGTAGATGAAAGACTTGTTTCCACTGTCAAGGGGCTGGTTATTGTACCATTTTGTCCAGTAGAGGCCATCCAGTAGTGGACCCTGGGCATACTGCTCTTACACAGAGAGAATGGATGTAGTTGgatttgcacttttttttgtggatacaaaacaaaaacattaaaaaacaaaaatttaggAAAACTCACAGTCCAGAAGTCGGCCATGGAGCCAATGGACTGAAACGTAACCCCATTTGCACTGGCTGAATTCACAAACAGGTCCGTCATGGCATTGGTGTAATAGTAGGTGCTTGAGCTGGTCATGCCGTATGTCACTGAAAGCACATAAACGTCACACATCACATTGTTAACACCTGGTCAATGGCTCCTATCTGGCTTTGCTCAGTTGCAACTTTAGCTGTTGCTCCATTCAGAAGTCCAAGATAAGACAAACCTCACAGGCAGACACGCAAGGCCGCATTGAATCAAACagctttgtttgtgtttctgttgcagTCAAATGGAGGGAGGGGGAATTGTGATTTGTTTGAAGAGACAGCGAGCTGGTCTGACGCAAACAGTCTCATCGAACAATGTAAATCTAACCCTaacaaagcaacaaaagatgtgGCCAAATGCTCTTATCGCTAAAAGCCAGAAGAGCAGCACTCATGTCCCTTTCAGTCCTAATGCTCAGCTGGACAATGGCTTGTAGGCAGAGATGAGAGGAGCATCTGTGTAGACATTAAAGCAAAGGGGAAAGTTCCAGAGGTGAATCAATAATCCAGACTCGTCTCATCTAACAGAACTCCAAATGTTGTAAAAGGTTGTTTCAGCTTTCGTCAAGTAGTATTAGATAAAAATATGGAGTTTACTtaattgaaaaaacaaacttcagtATGTTTAGTGTTGATGAAAGGGGTGAATTATGTTCATTCTCTGTGTGAAATTAAAAGGTAATGGAAGACAACACTGAAGTCATTTCTGTGCTTCCTTGTATTTAGGTTACTGAAGTGCAGATGTGCTCATTTAATAgcagtttaatttaaagtaatgttaaaacatttaatgaaatgttaaaaactgaaaattcttCAGGAATTTTATGTCAGCTTCATGTTTCTAATAAGCTGGGACACAAggcaacaaaagacaaagataaataaataaacataaataaatgaatgaataaaagataAATCAAGCCTTAGAACTAATTAGTTTAATTAGCCACAGGTCCAAAATATCATTAGATTGAAATTTCagaaaagggttaaaaattCTGTGAAAAACTGTGTAGGCAAATAGTTCCACAATTTACAATTATATCcttacaaaatctaaatataatttgtgatcattaaaatatttaaataaataattaaatattatgataaaatggaaaacattttacttGTTAGTTTGAAAATTTTCTTTAGGGATTTCATCATGTAAAGATGACGAGAATTTGAAGAAGAAATCTCTGTATGCTGGGAAGAAGGCTGAAAATGGGTCCTCAAGTTCAGAAACACTTCAGAAAACTTTTGTCAGTGAACGCAGCTTCTTAAATCATCCAGAAATACAAGTTAAAAACCGTTTATGAACAAAACGGGAAATCAGCTCTACAGTTGTGCAGGTGCCTTCAGTCTATATCTGCCACCCTCTGAAAACACATTTGGAACATTAGGGAACATAATATACTTTAATGAAGGCCCTATACTACTGAAATgttcagcaaaaataaaaaatatttgacatTTCTAAACCACAGAGTGTAATTAAAAGAAGAGATTAACAACACAATACTAAAAGCACAACTGTTGCTGCACCTAAAGTGTATTCTAAATAATCAGAtagttctctctctctctctctctctctctctctttctttctctctctctctctctctctctctctctctatatatatatatatatatatatatatatatttttttttttttacaatttttggATGAATGAATCAGTGTGCCATGCCCAGGGTATTTAACATAGTTTTGTCTAAGAACTAAATGTATGTATTAATAAAAATTCTTATCTTGAAATGTCTGgtagaataaataaacacttacAGAGGCAAATGTCCACCAGGAACACTATGTAGACCAGTAACTCCCTCATAGTGGTTCGGATAAACTTCTCTCTGTTGTTCGAGGTGTTTTCGGTCATTGCCGTGCCCCAAAACCCTACAGAAAACATCAGCGGAAGTCACAATGACTTAGTTATGGAAcagatgtatttttttgttatttttattacactttttatgCAGAATGAAGCATTTTCTCTGAATTAAAAGAAAGTACAAGCCTAAATTCTTACGCTTACAAGAAAGTGCACAGATATTTTAGACAGATgttgaaaaatataaatgaatttacaaaaaagtacaaaagtgCATAGTACAAAATAATCCCTTGATTAGTAATGGTTGTATGCTTCAGACTTTTGTAGCTGGTTGTAGAGTCAATGTTCATAACAGAAATGCACTTATATGGTGGAGGTGTTCctacctttaaaaaaagaacagcagcCTCGTCTTTTCCTCATCACCTTTTGGTCTGGGGATGATGGTTCCTCTGGGAACCGGTCCGGGGCATCTAGTTTGTATATGCTATCCATGGAGTCCTGGAAAAGAGGCTGGGGGCTGTAGATAGCGCTGACAACCTGGGGTAAGGGTGGAGGAGATTCACAGTAGCCGTGGTTCACCCAAGCCCCGTTACCCATGCTGTCCAGCTCACTATCCACCTGCCCGGTGAGGTGGCTCTCGGCCCGGTTGTTCAAGAACTTCATGCTGCTGGATGTAAGTGTCTCTATGTATGAACTGCTGAGGTTGAGATCAGAGAGGAAAGTGAATCTGAGCAGAACCAACAGCTTTTGAGTAC from Melanotaenia boesemani isolate fMelBoe1 chromosome 16, fMelBoe1.pri, whole genome shotgun sequence carries:
- the pkd2l1 gene encoding LOW QUALITY PROTEIN: polycystic kidney disease 2-like 1 protein (The sequence of the model RefSeq protein was modified relative to this genomic sequence to represent the inferred CDS: substituted 1 base at 1 genomic stop codon); protein product: MKFLNNRAESHLTGQVDSELDSMGNGAWVNHGYCESPPPLPQVVSAIYSPQPLFQDSMDSIYKLDAPDRFPEEPSSPDQKVMRKRRGCCSFFKGFWGTAMTENTSNNREKFIRTTMRELLVYIVFLVDICLLTYGMTSSSTYYYTNAMTDLFVNSASANGVTFQSIGSMADFWTYAQGPLLDGLYWTKWYNNQPLDSGNKSFIYYENMLLGVPRMRQIKMKNNSCKVPTDFKEEITECFDVYNEKKEDDLSFGLINGTAWTYHTEKAIQGSSYWGLLTTYSGAGYYQDLSLAKEESTDILTELMDNLWLDRGTRAVFIDFSTYNANINMFCVIRLVVEFPATGGAIPSYQIRTVKLIRYVTHWDYFVLGCELVFCVFILYYIVEEILELRIHKFAYLKSIWNILDIVVILLAIVAIVFNIFRTIKVSNLLGKLLEQPDIYADFEFLAFWQMQYNNMNAVNLFFAWIKIFKYISFNKTMSQLSNTLGRCAKDILGFAIMFFIVFFAYAQLGYLLFGTEVQSFSTFMKCISTQFRIILGDFDYDAIDSANRVLGPIYFVSYVFFVFFVLLNMFLAIINDTYSEVKEELSSQKDELQLTDIIKQSYMKTFTRLKLKREKISDVQRALQSGSGEIEFKDFKETLKEMGHADHEISAAFSEFDRDGNKILDKDEQERMKMELEEKRDALNAELNNLGKNYGKELPERPPVTSDEHSSQNYVDQEEFLRLSQQVLHIESSVAGITARIELIMDKLGLREKAKGKETSTXSASDGRVLVHDDRAMKAEVSSRKPGAGTNSTLDLHM